Proteins from one Nyctibius grandis isolate bNycGra1 chromosome 2, bNycGra1.pri, whole genome shotgun sequence genomic window:
- the MAB21L1 gene encoding putative nucleotidyltransferase MAB21L1, which produces MIAAQAKLVYHLNKYYNEKCQARKAAIAKTIREVCKVVSDVLKEVEVQEPRFISSLNEMDNRYEGLEVISPTEFEVVLYLNQMGVFNFVDDGSLPGCAVLKLSDGRKRSMSLWVEFITASGYLSARKIRSRFQTLVAQAVDKCSYRDVVKMVADTSEVKLRIRDRYVVQITPAFKCTGIWPRSAAHWPLPHIPWPGPNRVAEVKAEGFNLLSKECHSLAGKQSSAESDAWVLQFAEAENRLQMGGCRKKCLSILKTLRDRHLELPGQPLNNYHMKTLVSYECEKHPRESDWDESCLGDRLNGILLQLISCLQCRRCPHYFLPNLDLFQGKPHSALENAAKQTWRLAREILTNPKSLEKL; this is translated from the coding sequence ATGATCGCGGCCCAGGCCAAGCTGGTGTATCATCTGAATAAATACTACAACGAGAAATGTCAAGCCAGGAAAGCTGCCATCGCCAAAACGATCCGGGAAGTCTGCAAAGTGGTGTCGGACGTGCTGAAGGAGGTGGAGGTGCAGGAGCCTCGCTTCATCAGTTCCTTGAACGAGATGGACAATCGCTACGAGGGGTTGGAAGTCATCTCCCCCACGGAGTTTGAAGTCGTGCTGTATCTGAACCAAATGGGGGTTTTCAACTTCGTGGATGACGGCTCCTTGCCGGGCTGCGCTGTGTTAAAGTTAAGCGACGGGCGCAAGAGGAGCATGTCCCTCTGGGTGGAGTTCATCACGGCGTCTGGCTACCTCTCCGCTCGCAAAATCCGGTCCAGATTTCAGACTCTGGTGGCTCAAGCCGTGGATAAGTGCAGTTACAGAGACGTGGTAAAGATGGTGGCGGACACCAGCGAAGTGAAGCTGAGAATCAGGGATAGGTACGTCGTGCAGATCACTCCGGCGTTCAAATGCACGGGGATCTGGCCGCGGAGCGCTGCCCACTGGCCGCTTCCCCACATCCCCTGGCCGGGACCCAACAGGGTGGCGGAGGTCAAGGCGGAAGGCTTCAACCTCTTATCCAAGGAGTGCCACTCTCTGGCCGGCAAGCAGAGCTCGGCCGAGAGCGATGCCTGGGTGCTGCAGTTCGCGGAAGCCGAGAACAGACTGCAGATGGGCGGCTGCAGGAAGAAATGCCTCTCTATCCTCAAAACCTTACGGGACCGTCACCTGGAGCTGCCGGGCCAGCCCCTGAATAATTATCACATGAAGACTCTGGTTTCATATGAATGCGAAAAGCATCCCCGCGAATCGGACTGGGACGAGTCGTGCCTGGGGGACCGGCTCAACGGCATTTTACTGCAGCTCATCTCCTGCCTCCAGTGCAGGAGATGCCCGCATTACTTCTTGCCCAATTTAGACCTCTTTCAGGGCAAACCTCATTCGGCCCTGGAAAACGCGGCCAAACAAACGTGGCGACTGGCTAGGGAAATACTTACCAACCCGAAAAGTTTGGAGAAACTTTAG